A stretch of DNA from Pongo abelii isolate AG06213 chromosome 10, NHGRI_mPonAbe1-v2.0_pri, whole genome shotgun sequence:
GGGACACAAATAGATCATTCAGATTGATCGTGTGCACTTAACCACGGGCCCCTACAGGATTTACTCCCCTATCTTCTTCCTTTCTCAAGGGAGTATCTCCCACATCTCCAATCCAGCAGGATGCAGCCCACATGTGGGCTTACACCCTAAGCTGGCAGGGCACTAATGTGTCATAGAGCTGTGTTCAGTGTTTACCTTCAAGAGCAATGCCCTCCCTCTGGCATACCTCCCTTCTCAAATTTTGGTCTCTGGTCCTGTTCGACAATGGGTTCCACATAGTGCCAAGGTTTACCAGAGAGACAAGTTCATGTTTGTGTGAGGCTGCTAACCCTGGCGGTGTGGCTTCAGTGTCCTTACTCTAGGTTGAAAAATCAACAGAAGAAGTCCTTAGGACTGCTATTTGGGCATGCCTACAGAATGGAGGATTAATGGAAAACAAACTAAAGAACAAACCACAAGTCAATATGTACTTTCcaataatcttttcatttttaatatcaattgatgttttaaaaaatacagaggtGTTTGACACAGAATAGCACCATTGTGTAGGACACACACAGTTCCTGCGCCCGGCACCTGAAGGGAGGTCTTCTGGCCTGGGCTGGGGGCAGTCACTCAGGGGGCATTTGACTCACACCAGTTagtttcctgcctctgccttgacCCGAAGGTCTTACaggaagacaataaataaatagaacgcCGAGATTTGATTTTGCAGTCTGCCCAGTTCAGGTCTCTTAGAAAGAGAGGGGAGAAAAGTCCGAACTGTGAGAGGGTGGGATGAATGGACATCAGGTCAGGTCAGCCATTCAGTGCAGAGTCCTAGAGTGACTGAGATTGGAAAGTACTTGGGTCCTTTGGGTTTGCAACGGATTGTGTTGTTTCTGGGTTCAGGTTTTTACAAGAAGCAGACTGGCCCTATGTCCACACCGAATTCCTGCTCGGGCCCTCCTATGTCCATGGGTGCAATGTCAATGATGGGGAGGCGTGAAGTCTTCTGTGACCGGTACTCAATGACAGTCTTGCCCCACTTACCGGTGTGTTTCTAGGGGAGAAAAAAGGAGGAGGCTCTGTTCAGTAGATGCCTTGCTACCCAGTTCCAGCTGCGCAGAAGCCCAAAACTGAACAAACTGGCGAGCATCAGAGCCTACAAGGTTGAACCACACTGAGGGGGCTCCTGAGACCTCTTCTTGGCTTGCCAAAGGCCTCTCCACTTCAACTCCTATCCTTAGTGGCAGGGCCCTCCTCCACCctgcccttcccctccttccccactccccacagTGAGCTCCCAACCTGTGACTACTTCTTCACCCTGTACACATTGCGAGAACACTTCTACAATAATCACTGGGTTCCAGGTAGGGTTTTGTTCCCCTGAGCCATGGGAATGGATAAGGTGGAACGATATGTGCCTCTCTCTCACCTGTCACTCAGCCTATCTTCTCTACATGACCCTCAAACTCATGCCTCTGATGATCCTGTCACTTTAGGACCTGACAGCTGCTGCGGGCCAACCCTCAGCCCTGCTCCAGGCAGTTTGGGCACAGGCAGCTCTTCTCTCTGGCAGCCCCACTCACCGTGCAGCCATCCTTCAGGGCAGTGTACGTGAACCTGCTATTGCCCTCTGCCCGGATCTCCACGTCGTTGGAGCCCTGGATGAGCAGGGCCTTCTTGAGGTTGCCAGCTGCTTCGTCCAGGTAGGCAATGCTGTTCTTGCAGTGGTAGGTGATGTTCTGGGAGCCTTCCGTGGACAGCAGGCGTAGGAAGGTCATCTGGACGTTGGCAGTGTTGGGAGCCAGGTTGTCATCTCCATAGCTGAACTGTTGGAGCAGAGAGCGGCAGTGTGAGGCCTGGGAGCTGGCATTCAATGGGACCAGGGGCTGTAGGGGCTGCCAAGAGTTCATGGTTCAAGGACCTCAAGGGTACTGGGGCAGCAGGGAGCTAGTTGGACATTTTTGCTTCCAGGAGTGGAGCAAGCTCAGAGGACCTCTTTTCCCACCTCCACGTGGGAAAAAAAatactcttcctcctctttccctcctctcaAGCCCAAGAGAAAACTGGAGGAAAATATGGGGAAGGTGCTAAAAGCttccagggagaaagaaaagaaagagtttgAGGAGTCATCTCTGCTCATCATCTAGGGCACCCAGGTACTCACATGGAAGCCACCATTGATGGTTTCTCCAAACCAGATGTGTTTCTTCTCCTTGCTCTTGCTGCTCCACCAGTTCTTCTTGGGAACGTTTGCTGGGTTGGGGTAGACGCAAGTCTGGCCAGTCTCCATGTTGCAGAAAACCTTCATGGCGTCCAAGGTGCAGCCTTGGTTGGGGTCAATCCAGTAGTCTCCTGCAGGGGGAAGAGGCAGCACCCATGGGGGCTCAGACAGGCACAGACACAAAAGCTTGAGAGGCCCAGGCCtgactgaaagagacagagaggcctACAGGGACAAGGCATGAGGTTCACACGTGGCCTGAAAGGAGGGGGACCTGGGAGGATGCAGGGGCAGGGAGATCTGCATGAACTAAGTCCAGCCCTAAGGAAGGACACATGCAAAGAGGGCAGGAGCAGTGCCCAGCTGGTGGATGGAGTCCACTCTGAGGTCACCTCGGACAGGTAGCCATGGCAGGACAGGGGCCAGGGCTGCAGCTTCTCTGCTGTGAAATAAGAGAGGAACCCTCTGGCAGAtccttccaggcccagctctgcccTGTACTAGGGGGCGTCTCCTCCCTTGCTGCTGGGCCTAAGGGATGACTCCCTGCTTCCTGGGGCGGGGGATCCTGTTCTCCAAGCTTACCACTCTTCCACTCCGGGTGGCAGAGTTTCAGGTCTCTGCAGGTGCGAGCAGGGTTCTTGCGGGAGCCCTCGGGGCTGCGGATGCTCTCAATCTGGTTGTTGAGGGACTTGAGTGTGGCATCCACCTCGGCATCATGCTGTCTCAGGCCACCAGCTGCCTGGTCAGCCCGCATGTACTGCAGGGGGTCAGGGCCCTTCTCTCTCGGGCCTAAGCCAGCAAAGGCGGACATGTCGATGCCAGGGCCAGGGGGACCTGGAGGACCAGGGGGTCCAGGATTTCCGGGAGGACCCTGCAGCAGGAAACAGAGAGATCAGCCAGGATTGTGGGAAAGTGCCCCTCCGTGTCCATCCCCATTTGCTAGAATGTACTAGAGTGTCCCTCTTCCCAGCCCCATGGGTGGGGCAGAGGTGTAGCAGGCCAGGACCAAGGAAATCACAGCACCATGTCTATTTTTTCCTTAGCCCATCTCTTCAGTTTCCCAGCACTGATCATGGGCCCTGTGACCTCTGAGGAGACCTCAGGATAAAGGATGCCATCACTGTTAGCTGCAGGCTGATGCCCTAAAAGAGGCCCTGAGCAAAAAAGAGCTCAAGCCTCCCGGATGGTAGGGACACTTCGACAGCAGGGAAGGAGTCAGGACACTTACAGCAGGGCCGGTTTCGCCTGATCGTCCACGGGGACCAGGAGGCCCAATGGGGCCAGGGATTCCATTAGCACCATCTTTGCCAGAGGGACCGACGGGGCCAGGAGGACCCTGCAAGAGAGAGGTTGTGAGGAAAGAGTGGTCACCACAGGGAAGGCTGGGGAGTTGCTGGGGCTGGGTAGGTGGCTGTCCTGATAGCACCAGCCACTCTGCCCCCAGTTCTTCACATGCTCAGTCATGGAACCCTAAGTTGGTCTCTATTTGGCCAAGAACCAGCAGGATAGCTCCATGGCTTGCCTACCCTCCTAAGCTCCTCTTTGTAAAATGCTGTTACCAGGGGTCTGTCTGACAGCGAGAGCTGCTTCATGTTTGTCTTACAGCCATTGCGGCCTCAGGCGCTTTTCTGGCCATAGGCACATGAGCCAGTCCTGCCCCCATTACTGAGTGAGGACCCCTGAGCCCAcagcttccccagaagcagcagCATCATTTCCCTCCCCATGGGAACACAGGCCCGCACCCTCTGAAGGGCCCCCTCCATCTTCCAACTCCATGTCACTTACTCTAGGGCCAGAAGGACCAGCAGGACCAGAAGCACCTTGGTCTCCAGAAGGACCCTGTGTAGAAGGAAGAGGCAAAGGGCTGCGGTCAGCACAGACATATCTATCTATATTCTGGGAGCTGGGGGAGAAGCTTTATGTCCCAGCCCCATTCCCtttccacttcctcctccctccagccctgaGGAAATCCTAGAAACTGCTTAGGGTGATCCCAAGCTGTCCTGGCAGCACAGGGAGCTCAAGTGGGCTCTGAGTGGCAGGAGACCTCGGGAAGTCCCAGGCAGGCAGTGACACTCACAGGAGGGCCGGGCAGACCCTGCAGACCAGTGAAGCCACGGTGTCCCTTCAGGCCTCTCTCGCCAGGCTCTCCAGCCTCTCCTTTGTCACCTCGGGGGCCTTGAGGACCCTGGGAACAAGACAGACACAGATTGAGTCAGGTCAGGGCCAGGACAGGAGCCCCCTCCTGTCCCACCCAAGCTGAGGAATCCCCGGAACCACAGGGCTGGAGGCCCAGGAACCACCTGGAGGCTGGCTGCCCTCCCGGCCTATCCCTGGTGGGGACTCAGTGCAGGACACTTGGATACTCACCTGGATTCCCCGGGCTCCAGCTGGTCCTGAGGGTCCCATGGGGCCTTGTGCACCCTAAGGAGAGAGTGAGCGCAGCGTCAGAGAAAAGCCAGGACAGGTGGGGGCCTCCTCTGCATCTGAGGCCACCGCTCCATAGTCCAGAGACCGTCTAAACCCAGGGACTGCCTCAGCCCCACCACACAGGGGAAGGTGGCTTTTACTGAATTCAGGATACTTACAGCTTCTCCTCTGTCTCCTTGCTTGCCAGTTGGACCAGCGGGGCCAGGAGAGCCAGGGGGCCCAGGGGCTCCAGGAGCTCCCACAGCACCAGTCTCACCACGATCACCCTGTCAGGAGAGAGGTCTCAGGCTCATAGAAGAATGTTCCAGAAGAGACAGGAACAGAAGGTCCTTCTAGGCTGAGATGAGTCTGGTTCCAACCTGCCACCCCCAGCTGACCTGTCAGGCCTGACGCAATGTCCTCCCCATCCCactgcacacacagacaccagaCACTCACCTTGACTCCAGCGGCGCCATCTCTGCCAGGAGGGCCATCAGCACCGGGGCTTCCCTGGACAAAGTGAAACAAGAATGCATTTAGAGCTGCTTCCTGCCCATCTCCCCCTCTGCTCCCCCAGCCCCCCCTCAGAAGCCCAGGCCTCTCCTCTTCTGCCCAACTCACTCACACTTTGAAGCCAAAGCTTCCTCACCAAGTTTCCCTCCTCCTTCCGGAAGCAGCTCTTGGTCTCTATGCCCGTCTCTCTCCCCCACAACCTTCCCATTGCACCTAGGCTTTCAGGCCTGTCGGCCAACACTGCCACTCCCTTCTCCAGGGCCCCGCCTGGGACTTGTCCTGGCTGGCCCAGCACAGAGACTCACAGGGCCCCTCTCCCCAATCAGGGCCACCCCAGGGGGTCTCACTGCTCACCTCTCGTCCAGGTTCACCTGCAGGACCAGTCAGGCCAGGAGGACCCACGGGGCCAGGAGGACCTCTGTCTCCAGATGCTCCAGGAGCACCCTGCTTGCCGGGCTCACCCTGGAGGGACAGAGACAAGGATGATGAGTGCACGTGGTAAGCACCCCTGCCCAGGGCCCACTGATCCTTCAGGGAGGGGGCAGACAAGGGACAGTCCTGAGGGTGCTGAGGGAGGTAGAAGCCTTGGCAGGCAGGGCCCAGCTTGGATGGAGGGAGGGACACCCCACACTCACCGATGGGCCGGGCAAGCCAGGGAATCCTCTCTCACCACGCTGCCCAGGCAGACCGACGATGCCTCTCTGACCAGCCAGACCCTGGGGACCTGGTGGACCTTCGGCACCCTGAGAGAGGAGAGGCGGGAGATGAGAACTGACAGTGGCCCAGCCTCTTCTGCCCTCTCAGCACAGCTCTGTCTGTGCAGCCCCGCTCCCTGGCATCCCCATGGCCCCTGCTCCCTCCTACCCCAAGCTCTGTGAGCTCAGAAGCCACTCACGACTCTGCTCCCAGGGACCTTGGCATGGGCCTGGTGAGGGACTTACAGAGGGACCGTCATCTCCAGGCTCTCCCTTCTCGCCAGGGGGTCCAGCAGGACCTTGGAGACCGGGTTCACCAGCTCGGCCAGGGGGGCCGCTGTCTCCTCGAGCACCTTTGGGACCATCTTTTCCAGAAGGACCAGGGGGACCAGGGGGTCCAGGGTTGCCCTAGGAGAAAATGCGGGAAGTGAGGACTCATCTCACCCTTCCTCATCCAGGCTGCCAAAGTCACTGTGGCCTCAGTGACAGCAGTTTCCTCTCTGGGGGCTTCTCTACCTCCCCACACTAAGGGAAGGCAGCTTAACCCCCCCAACCCCAATCTACCTCTGCAACCTTCTCACCATGTGAGACAGCTCTGGGCAGCCAGCCCCAGCTTCTCCAGCCCCTGCTCGCTTTGCTTTCTCCCATCTACTTGgaatccctccttcctcctccctttgtCCTCAATCCCCCTTCCTCAGGAGCCGCTCCAGCCCTGCCCCTCTGACCCCTGAGCTTGGCCCCAGCACTCGCTCCCTCTGCCTATGGCGCTGGTGAACCCAGTGAGTTCATCACCACTACTCCCTCCATGCAAACTCCCTGAGAGCAACCCAGGACATGCGGACTTGCTTTAAAGCACGCAGGCAAGTGCACAGAACATGCTCAAGAAATGTCTGTCCAGGATGAAGGTAATCGTGGCAGCCCTGTCCTGCCCACCGAGCCAGCAGGCCAGCCACCCATGGCTAACAGCAGGGCCACAACCCTGCCCCCAGCCACCCTCAGGGGATAGGTCCCCATGATCAGTTAGCTACTCCTCCAGGGGGCGGAAACGGACTCAGAGGAGTGAGGGCCAACCTGGAGCTCTCCAGACCCTGTTGGGTGCTGGGCCAGGCTATTCCACACCTGCCTGTGCCTCTCATGCCAGGAGCATCACTTACATTGGAGCCTGGGGGTCCAACGCGGCCAGCAGCTCCAGGGAATCCAGTGGCTCCCTGTGTGGGGAGAGGAGAGCCCCTGAGAACCTCAAGCCATCAGGAGGTTTGAGATTAAAatgggtggggggcgggggtggtcTCAGAGCCTGGTATGGAAAGGGCGAGGGGCTGCAAAGCAGCAAGggggagcgagggagggagaaagggtcCCCGGGTCTGGCCATAGAAGCAGGCACAGGCTGTTTCCCTGCCTCCGGCTTCCTCAGTCAGCACTTCAGGGAGCAGAATGAGGGACAAGCCTTGGGCTGGGGAATCCGGGACCACAGTGCACCCAGCCCACAGGCGCCCTCTCTCCCACCTGGCTGTGGGTGGGCTTAGGCTGGGGACCAACGCAGGGCTGGGAAAAGAGTCGGGGGCATCCCAAAACACCCCCCGCCATGGGAGCCTCTGGGGCCGGGCCCTCTTTGTGAGGTGCAGGGTGGGGTGTGAGAGGCCTCACTCACCGGGGGGCCTTGGGCACCTCGGGCTCCTTTAGGACCAGTCACTCCAGTAGGACcctggaaaggaaagagggagacagTGAGGCCCAGTGGCCCAGGGAAGACGGTGGGCTTCTGTCTGAGCCCCAACAATGGACCCCTGAGGTTTTCGAAGATGCAGCTTTCTTGGCACTAAAAACCCAGCCTGAAGAGGCTGCCCCAGGCAGCTCTGTCCCCTCTGCCGCAGGAGACTTGTGTTCTAGGAGAAGCCCGTCAGGCAACCACAGAACCGGTCTGGGGTCTGGCCTCCCGGGAAGCTCTTCCTGCCactgccccctcctccccaggagACCAGCAGCTTGGTTCTGGCTGGCTGTGGCCAGCCTGTACTCCGTCAGTCCCTACACCCCACCCACACAGCCCACATGCCACATGGAAGCTCCTTCTACCGACATGGGGGTGTTCCCAGGCCTGCGAACCATCCTCTGTGCAGCCTGCTGGGGCCTCCCCATCTGCACCCCAGGAGCCCTTCCTTGAGGGAACAATTATTGGAGTGCAGCGTTACCCACCTGAGGCCCAGGCGCTCCAGAGGGGCCCTGAGGACCAGGGGCACCAGCGTCGCCTTTCTGGCCAGCCTCTCCTTGCTCACCCTTGGCCCCAGGCTGGCCATCAGCACCCTATAATGGGAGGGAGGAAGCGGGTGAGTGAGGGGCAGCCCAAAACGCTGGAGCTCTTCCAGAAGAGCGGGAGACTCTGTGAGTATCTGCATGTGTGTCCACCCTGGTCTGGACATGATGGTTCTATTAGTATGCAGgcgggaaaggagaggagaggagcatCCATTTCCCTCCCCGACAAGCTCCGATGCCCGAGGGTGCTGGAGGTGGAACTGGCCTGAGTGGAGGGACCCAGGAGGATGGACAGAGATACTCACAGGAGGCCCAGCAAATCCCGCTGGTCCGGGGGGCCCAGTCTCTCCACGTTCACCCTGTGAGAGAAGGGGGCATGGCGAGAGGTCAGGCCCTGTGCCTGACCTGCTTCTGCTCCCCTCCAAGAGCACCTTGggccctgcccagcctcctgtTCCCCAGAGACAGGCATCTGAAAGCAGCCTTAGTCCTGAACACAGGCAGAGGCTCTGTTAACCCAAAAGCCCTCACCCTGAGCACATGATGGGAGTGACGtgccttcccccttcccttcccatctctcctcccaccctaGACCCAGCGGGCAGGGAGGGAGCCAGTGCCTGGCAGCACGCAGGGCCACCAGGCAGCATGAGGGCCCTCGCTGGCTCCCTGGCTCTCTGGTTCCCAGGGGCCTCAGGCAGAGCCAGGCTCAGAGGTCCAGACACTCACCGGAGCGCCACGAGCACCAGCACTTCCTGCAGGACCGGGAGGTCCAACTTCTCCCTGAgggcagagaagggaggaagagccAGGGGTGAGAAGGTGGGGAGGCAGAGTGGGAGAGGGCAAAGTGCATTCGGGGGGCCTTGCTCGTGGGAAGGGGGCTCCAGGTCCCCCTGGCACAGCCTGTGTTACTGTGCAGCCCATACCCgcaccctctccagggcctctgcTGAATTCGCGTTTACCCCAGCCCAGTTGTCCCGCCCAATAGAGAACACTGCCAGTGGCGTCACTTCTGAGAGGACCCCCTCTTCACTCCTTACAGCCCCGGTGGAGGGTGACAGTGGTGAGTGAGGACAAGACAGAACCGCCTTTGGCAGGAGATAAGAAGGAGGAGTGACAGGGAGGTAAGGcgtggagaggaaaggagctgGGACTCACCTTCTCGCCATTAGCACCAGCCGGGCCAGGGGGGCCAATGGGACCTGTCAGGCCCTGCGGGGAGAGCAGGTAGAGGTGAGGGAGGCAGGCTGAGCATGTGCGGCCCGGCACCAAGCCAACCCTGGTGCGCGCTCCCACCGCCTCCAGAGCTCCCACTTACCCTCTGGCCCCAGTTTAACAGAGAAGTCCCTGCAGTTGCCCAGCCCCGATAGAGACAGGACCAGGGACCCCACTGGCAGACTGCCcagccccctctccctctctcctgggtGCAGATCTAGGATCCCAATGCCCAGCAGTCCGGCAGCCCGCATTCACTTACTCGTCCACCATCCTTTCCAGGGGCTCCCTCAGGGCCTTTCTCACCAACATCACCCTGAGGGAAGAGAAAACCAGCCGCCTCAGCCGGACACCCCAGGAACCCCATGGTTTGCTCAGttccacccaggctggggtgctacGGAAAGCCCAGTCCCTGCCCAAGAAAGATTTGCTGTGGTCTCAGGGTGGGTGAGGAGCGGCAGGAGCGAGATGAAGGAACAGGGGAGAGGATGTCACTAAAAGGCAGGGAGCTTTGGAAAGGAGTCTTTAAGCTCCTCAAAAAGGGCTAACAGATACCCTCACCACCAGGTGCCATGAGGGAACGGAAGCTATCACAAGGGGCAGGAATGTGGCAAAGCCATAGCTTTGGTGAGAGGCTGTAACCCAGTACTTACCCTGTCACCTTTGGGCCCAGCGATACCAGCTGCTCCCCTCTCGCCAGGCATTCCCTGAAGACCTGGAGGGCCCTGAGCCCCAGGGGGGCCTGCTGGGCCAGATGCACCCTGGGGAGGGAGGTAAGAGGGAGTCTGTAGTGGACAGCACCTCTCCCTGAACCCGTGTTCATGGAGCCTGGGTAACCAGGGCCCCAaacccctcttccttcccttcctcccgtGTAGACCTCCTTTCTAGCTCCCCCGACTTCTGTTCTTCATTCCTCCTGAGCCCACTCCCCTTCTCCCTGCTCAGTGGGACTCCCAGGCTGCCAAGAAGACCCCTACAGGACACAGCCTCACTTACTTTGGGACCATCAGTACCAGGAGTGCCGGGGAGGCCACGGGGACCCTGGAGGCCCTGGGCACCGGGAGAGCCACGTTCACCTGGGAAACCTCGTTCACCCTGAGGCAGAGACACCAAGAAGTGATCAACCAACAGCAGTGGGGGAGAAGATCCAGGGAGAAGCAAGGAGGTGGGGAAAGGAGCAGGAGCCTAGGACCCAGGGCAGGCCCAAGGAGGCCGCCCGCAGTGGCCAACAGGACACTCACCCTGGGACCCACGAGGCCAGGGGCTCCAGCTTCACCGGGAACACCCTGGAGAACAAAGAAAGATGTGTGAGAGTGAAGGCTTCATGTCACAGACCCCTGAAGAATTCTCCACAGCGGGGCTGAATATTACTCCTCCCATGGGGGATTGTGTCATCTGTGGAGGCTGGGACATGGGTCCAGGACATTCCCAGGCCTCACACGGCTCCTCCTGCCCTCTTGCCCTTGCCTCCTAGGCATCAGAAAAGACCTTCCCATCTAAACAGGTTGCAGGTCCAAAGAGCCCCATACTCACCTGATCACCTGGTTTTCCACCTTCACCTGGGGGACCAGGAGGGCCAGGAAGTCCCTAGAAGCCGAAGTGACAAGTGTTAGCAAAGGAGTGAGTTTTCTGCCCTGGCCGCCAGGGAGGCACAGTATAGAGCAGACCCAAAGGAAGGAGGCAGCAGCAGTGACAGCCAGAGGTGCAGGGAAGGCTCGATGCCTGGCACCCTGCAAGAGGTGTGGGCCCTCCACCGATAGTGCCTACTGCTGTCCCAGGGAGCCCTGGGTGTGGCGAAGGACTGGACAGAGAGCCTGGTCCAGTCACCTACCTGGAACCCAGATGGCCCAGGAGCACCCTGCTCGCCTCGTTCACCAGCAGGTCCCTGCAGTGGGAAAGAAAAGGTGAGCTGAGCCAGTGTTCCAGAGACCCTGAGAGCCACAGCTAGTAGGGCCCAGGGGAGGTCAGCAGGGTGGGTAGGACAGGCGTCTTCCTGCACTGCTCAGACAGTGTGTGCATGCCTCCCTGCACTCCCATCAGCCACCCACACTCCTCTCCACCAATGTGGGTCCACACAGCCTCCTGGGACACCCTGCCTCAGCTCAGAGTGAGTCCGGTGTACCAGCTCAGCCCACATTCACATCTGTCAGCTCCATTAATGGATGggctctcccacccccacccctcccagcccctgcccccaggGCCACCTGGGGAGGCAGGGCAG
This window harbors:
- the COL2A1 gene encoding collagen alpha-1(II) chain isoform X3; this translates as MAGGFDEKAGGAQMGVMQGPMGPMGPRGPPGPAGAPGPQGFQGNPGEPGEPGVSGPMGPRGPPGPPGKPGDDGEAGKPGKAGERGPPGPQGARGFPGTPGLPGVKGHRGYPGLDGAKGEAGAPGVKGESGSPGENGSPGPMGPRGLPGERGRTGPAGAAGARGNDGQPGPAGPPGPVGPAGGPGFPGAPGAKGEAGPTGARGPEGAQGPRGEPGTPGSPGPAGASGNPGTDGIPGAKGSAGAPGIAGAPGFPGPRGPPGPQGATGPLGPKGQTGEPGIAGFKGEQGPKGEPGPAGPQGAPGPAGEEGKRGARGEPGGVGPIGPPGERGAPGNRGFPGQDGLAGPKGAPGERGPSGLAGPKGANGDPGRPGEPGLPGARGLTGRPGDAGPQGKVGPSGAPGEDGRPGPPGPQGARGQPGVMGFPGPKGANGEPGKAGEKGLPGAPGLRGLPGKDGETGAAGPPGPAGPAGERGEQGAPGPSGFQGLPGPPGPPGEGGKPGDQGVPGEAGAPGLVGPRGERGFPGERGSPGAQGLQGPRGLPGTPGTDGPKGASGPAGPPGAQGPPGLQGMPGERGAAGIAGPKGDRGDVGEKGPEGAPGKDGGRGLTGPIGPPGPAGANGEKGEVGPPGPAGSAGARGAPGERGETGPPGPAGFAGPPGADGQPGAKGEQGEAGQKGDAGAPGPQGPSGAPGPQGPTGVTGPKGARGAQGPPGATGFPGAAGRVGPPGSNGNPGPPGPPGPSGKDGPKGARGDSGPPGRAGEPGLQGPAGPPGEKGEPGDDGPSGAEGPPGPQGLAGQRGIVGLPGQRGERGFPGLPGPSGEPGKQGAPGASGDRGPPGPVGPPGLTGPAGEPGREGSPGADGPPGRDGAAGVKGDRGETGAVGAPGAPGPPGSPGPAGPTGKQGDRGEAGAQGPMGPSGPAGARGIQGPQGPRGDKGEAGEPGERGLKGHRGFTGLQGLPGPPGPSGDQGASGPAGPSGPRGPPGPVGPSGKDGANGIPGPIGPPGPRGRSGETGPAGPPGNPGPPGPPGPPGPGIDMSAFAGLGPREKGPDPLQYMRADQAAGGLRQHDAEVDATLKSLNNQIESIRSPEGSRKNPARTCRDLKLCHPEWKSGDYWIDPNQGCTLDAMKVFCNMETGQTCVYPNPANVPKKNWWSSKSKEKKHIWFGETINGGFHFSYGDDNLAPNTANVQMTFLRLLSTEGSQNITYHCKNSIAYLDEAAGNLKKALLIQGSNDVEIRAEGNSRFTYTALKDGCTKHTGKWGKTVIEYRSQKTSRLPIIDIAPMDIGGPEQEFGVDIGPVCFL